The following coding sequences lie in one Arachis ipaensis cultivar K30076 chromosome B05, Araip1.1, whole genome shotgun sequence genomic window:
- the LOC107640393 gene encoding uncharacterized protein LOC107640393, whose translation MTGLLKKHGIIHKVATTYHPQTNGQTEVSNREIKRILEKIVKHHRRDWSTRLADALWAYRTAYKTPIGMSPSHLVYGKCLRLEAYENSRLYKERVKVVHDKNIKRREFRAGDLVLLYNSRLKLMSGKLRSKWEGPYRVEKAEPYGVFHLSHPSSPTFFKVNGHRLKLYHGEKMKNNKDLEIFLLADPATEED comes from the exons atGACAGGTCTGCTAAAGAAACATGGCATTATTCACAAGGTGGCAACGACTTACcacccccaaactaatgggcaaacCGAGGTGTCTAATAGAGAGATCAAACGCATACTAGAGAAGATTGTGAAGCATCATAGAAGGGACTGGAGTACTAGACTTgcagatgcgctttgggcttataGGACAGCTTACAAGACGCCCATCGGAATGAGTCCATCCCACCTAgtctacggaaag TGCCTTCGACTAGAAgcgtatgagaactcaaggctctacaaagaaagggTGAAGGTGGTGCATGACaagaacatcaagagaagagagtttagagctggggatttagtcctcctctaTAACTCAAGGTTGAAACTCATGTCGGGCAAGTTGCGATCAAAGTGGGAAGGACCCTATAGGGTGGAAAAGGCtgagccatatggagtcttccacctgagtcaccCTTCAAGCCCCACCTTTTTCAAGGTCAATGGCCACCgcttgaagctataccatggtgagaagatgaagaataacaAGGATCTGGAGATCTTCCTTTTGGCGGATCCAGCAACGGAagaagactga